Proteins encoded in a region of the Phycisphaerae bacterium genome:
- a CDS encoding cadherin-like beta sandwich domain-containing protein, whose translation MSFKMMRSVTVGISVLVMSAGAHAAVTLDAEYTGGAFGTLIVTNQSDEATPLTIVTPGGGPSVRLTSAKNITVNAISGVAVVGSGTTSVLVTINDGAFVGATGFHYVGNGQDDLITLGNAATTTLFNTSNLGNVSGIVIDTSTTLGGNDTLTIDYTVMTWGGGSFTTTDVGGLNSLATITMNASGWIRNSVGGTGDISLLAMTSITIAGNGLTLGTGGIWLEAPTVTIANSTVTCATMSVTADNLVLGDGSGAADSAILRLAGADQISGLPNVSVASDGKLDLNGQSESIGTLTMDGGTVASGAGTLTLGGNVTVAGTTNATATVSGNLNLGGATRTFTIANGGADVDCQIGAVTSNGGVTKAGPGTLQLTGANTYAGATTVNAGVLQVTGSIANSATTLTAGTFGGTGAAGTITATGGSLAPGVSPGALACGTLTLSAANTLNLEINGTAAGAQYDQLNVTGSVDLSGATLGIDLGVFTPSAGDTFTIISNDGNDAVVGRFAQAQSITMNGVLFLIDYTGGDGNDVVLLVPWATATLGSLSVSPGTLTPAFDALTTSYAVAVASQTTSIAVTIAPAQQNAVITLNGNTVTPGAATSVSLNPGANVIHVVVTAQDTTTTEEYTITVNRAPSAGSSITGLTNLTLTPGTLVPAFDADTPTYLVDVDSDTSTIQVVPTLRDVRGILKLNGIQQQSTAPFVLDLAVGANVLTIETISENRSFRRDYQVTISRAASTDATLATLAVTPGELSPTFDTNVTSYTVAMEYAIPVIGITPTAAEANATITVNGTAQVSGTITVLPVAVGSNSFSIVVTAPDGTTQKSYTLTVTRAAETTTSLLPLLPCGTLGATELGMMMAGLFLLRGNRQSFRATK comes from the coding sequence ATGAGCTTCAAAATGATGCGGAGCGTAACGGTGGGTATCAGCGTTCTGGTCATGAGTGCGGGGGCGCACGCGGCGGTGACCCTCGACGCCGAATACACCGGCGGGGCATTCGGCACCCTGATTGTGACCAACCAGTCCGATGAAGCCACTCCCCTGACGATCGTGACGCCAGGCGGTGGGCCGAGCGTCCGCCTCACCTCGGCCAAGAACATCACCGTCAATGCGATTTCGGGCGTAGCTGTGGTCGGCTCGGGCACTACCTCGGTGCTCGTCACAATCAACGACGGCGCTTTCGTCGGGGCCACCGGCTTCCATTACGTGGGCAATGGCCAGGATGACCTGATCACGCTGGGCAATGCGGCCACTACAACCCTCTTCAACACGAGCAACCTGGGTAACGTATCCGGGATTGTCATCGACACCTCAACCACCTTGGGTGGAAACGACACCCTGACCATCGATTACACGGTGATGACCTGGGGGGGCGGATCATTCACAACCACCGACGTGGGTGGGCTCAACTCGCTCGCGACCATCACCATGAACGCCAGTGGGTGGATCCGAAATAGCGTCGGGGGCACAGGGGACATTTCCCTGCTCGCGATGACGTCGATCACCATCGCGGGCAATGGCCTGACGCTTGGGACGGGAGGGATCTGGCTCGAAGCCCCGACAGTCACCATTGCCAACAGCACGGTGACTTGCGCCACCATGAGCGTCACCGCCGACAATCTCGTTCTCGGCGACGGCAGCGGGGCGGCCGACAGCGCCATCCTTCGACTCGCGGGAGCGGATCAGATCTCGGGTTTGCCCAACGTCAGCGTCGCATCGGACGGCAAGCTGGACCTAAATGGCCAGAGCGAGAGCATCGGCACCCTGACCATGGACGGCGGCACCGTCGCCAGCGGAGCGGGCACACTCACCCTGGGTGGCAATGTCACCGTGGCCGGCACGACCAACGCGACCGCGACGGTGAGCGGCAACCTGAACCTGGGCGGCGCCACGCGGACCTTCACCATTGCCAACGGTGGCGCCGATGTGGACTGCCAGATCGGTGCGGTGACCTCCAACGGCGGCGTGACCAAGGCCGGGCCAGGCACCTTGCAGCTCACCGGCGCGAATACCTACGCCGGGGCAACCACCGTCAACGCCGGTGTCCTCCAGGTCACCGGCAGCATCGCCAACAGCGCGACGACCCTGACGGCCGGCACATTCGGCGGAACGGGTGCGGCCGGAACGATCACCGCGACCGGCGGCAGCCTCGCCCCCGGGGTCAGTCCCGGGGCTCTGGCGTGCGGCACTCTGACCCTCAGCGCGGCCAACACCCTGAACCTGGAGATCAACGGCACCGCGGCCGGTGCTCAGTATGATCAGCTCAATGTGACCGGTTCGGTCGACCTGAGTGGCGCGACCCTGGGGATCGATCTGGGCGTGTTCACACCGTCGGCTGGAGACACATTCACGATCATCAGCAACGACGGAAATGATGCCGTCGTCGGCCGGTTCGCCCAGGCCCAGAGCATCACCATGAACGGAGTGTTGTTCCTCATCGACTACACCGGCGGCGACGGCAATGACGTGGTCCTTCTGGTCCCCTGGGCAACCGCCACGCTCGGCTCGCTCTCGGTGAGCCCTGGCACCCTGACGCCCGCGTTTGACGCCCTGACGACGTCCTACGCCGTGGCCGTGGCCAGTCAAACCACAAGCATCGCGGTCACGATCGCGCCGGCTCAACAGAACGCGGTGATCACGCTCAACGGGAACACAGTGACGCCCGGCGCAGCGACCAGCGTGAGCCTCAACCCGGGAGCCAATGTCATCCACGTCGTCGTGACCGCCCAGGACACGACCACCACCGAAGAATACACCATCACCGTGAACCGGGCCCCGTCCGCTGGCTCATCGATCACGGGACTGACTAACCTGACGCTGACGCCGGGTACCCTGGTGCCGGCGTTCGACGCGGACACGCCCACCTACTTGGTGGACGTGGACAGCGACACGTCCACGATCCAGGTCGTCCCCACCCTCCGAGACGTCAGGGGCATCCTCAAGCTCAACGGCATCCAGCAACAGAGCACCGCACCCTTTGTTCTCGATCTCGCCGTCGGCGCCAACGTACTGACCATCGAGACGATCTCAGAGAATCGGTCCTTCCGACGCGACTATCAGGTCACCATCAGCCGGGCGGCGTCCACCGATGCGACCCTGGCAACACTCGCGGTCACGCCGGGCGAACTCTCACCGACCTTCGACACCAACGTGACCTCCTACACGGTGGCGATGGAGTACGCCATCCCCGTGATCGGTATCACACCGACCGCCGCAGAGGCCAACGCGACCATCACCGTCAACGGGACCGCCCAGGTGAGTGGTACGATCACGGTGTTGCCCGTGGCCGTCGGATCGAACTCGTTCTCGATCGTGGTGACCGCACCGGATGGGACGACGCAGAAGAGTTACACACTGACCGTGACTCGTGCCGCTGAAACAACAACGAGTCTATTGCCCCTGCTGCCCTGCGGCACGCTCGGGGCAACGGAGCTGGGCATGATGATGGCCGGCCTATTCCTGCTTCGGGGAAACCGGCAATCGTTCAGAGCCACGAAGTGA
- the mqnC gene encoding dehypoxanthine futalosine cyclase has protein sequence MRISPAEALALYSESSIHELGRRGHEITSRLHPESYRTYVVDRNINYANWCTAKCTFCNFKAAPPGSTRGRTGSSGGYVLSFEEIGRKIQELVDIGGTQILMQGGLVPPEILPFQWYIDLLRFIKKSFPRVHVHSFSPPEIFAFHQVFGMPIRDVLLRLQEAGLDTIPGGGAEILVDRVRDKISRGKTRTSEYLEVMRQAHLVGMKTSITMMFGHIETVAERIEHLARVRELQDETGGFTAFICWTFQPEKTPLGRLRQRPADCTDPPDGKHLVLAGAHEYLKTLAIARIMLDNLPNLQASWVTQGPKIGQLALFFGANDMGSVMMEENVVSAAGTTYRLNEKEIRYLIADAGWQPRKRNCYYELLDEPESENKGHAS, from the coding sequence ATGCGCATTAGTCCCGCCGAGGCTCTGGCCCTGTACTCCGAGAGCTCGATCCACGAGCTGGGTCGCCGGGGGCATGAGATCACCTCTCGTCTTCACCCGGAGTCATATCGCACCTACGTCGTCGACCGCAACATCAACTACGCCAACTGGTGTACGGCCAAGTGCACCTTCTGCAATTTCAAGGCCGCTCCCCCCGGCTCGACCCGTGGTCGCACCGGTTCGTCGGGCGGATACGTGCTCAGCTTCGAGGAAATCGGCCGCAAGATCCAGGAGCTCGTTGACATCGGCGGCACGCAGATTCTCATGCAGGGCGGCTTGGTGCCACCTGAAATCCTGCCGTTCCAGTGGTACATCGACCTGCTGAGGTTCATCAAGAAGAGCTTCCCCAGAGTTCACGTTCACTCCTTCAGCCCACCAGAGATCTTCGCGTTCCACCAGGTCTTTGGCATGCCCATCCGCGACGTTCTGCTTCGCCTGCAGGAGGCGGGCCTGGACACTATCCCCGGCGGCGGGGCCGAGATCCTGGTCGACCGGGTGCGCGACAAGATCAGCCGCGGCAAGACCCGAACCAGCGAGTACCTCGAGGTCATGCGTCAGGCTCACCTGGTCGGCATGAAGACCAGCATCACCATGATGTTTGGGCACATCGAGACGGTTGCGGAGCGGATCGAACACCTGGCCCGGGTCCGCGAGCTCCAGGACGAGACCGGCGGGTTCACCGCATTCATCTGCTGGACCTTCCAGCCGGAAAAGACGCCCCTGGGCCGGCTCCGCCAGCGCCCCGCGGACTGCACCGATCCTCCTGACGGCAAGCACCTGGTTCTGGCGGGTGCCCACGAGTACCTTAAGACGCTGGCTATCGCCCGGATCATGCTCGACAACCTACCCAATCTGCAGGCAAGCTGGGTGACGCAGGGCCCCAAGATCGGCCAGCTGGCCTTGTTCTTCGGAGCCAACGACATGGGCTCGGTGATGATGGAGGAAAACGTCGTCTCCGCGGCCGGCACAACCTATCGGCTAAACGAGAAGGAGATCCGTTACCTCATTGCCGACGCAGGCTGGCAACCGAGAAAACGGAACTGCTACTATGAACTGCTGGATGAGCCGGAGAGCGAGAACAAGGGTCACGCCTCCTGA
- a CDS encoding menaquinone biosynthesis protein, which yields MHGSTKTVRLGVVKFLNSKPLIEGLEGRPDVELHFAVPSALAGMLKAGQVDAALVPVIDWARAGGAWEQVSDAGIASDGQTLTVRVYSRVPPESMTVLHVDGDSHTSVRLARLIWEHVYHRRLKQIPLPPASSIRDCESVLLIGDKVVTTAMVGFEYNIDLGEAWKQWTGLPFVFAVWVAPAGLAMNQELGTMLNEARDRGVAKAGELAARHAPDRGWPVDLAVRYLTQYLTYRITPAARQGIERFVTMAMMEEEVAAYSTPSALATGRASPHAH from the coding sequence ATGCATGGCTCAACGAAAACCGTCAGATTGGGCGTGGTCAAGTTCCTGAACTCCAAGCCGCTCATCGAGGGCCTTGAGGGGCGCCCGGACGTGGAACTTCACTTCGCGGTGCCATCAGCCTTGGCGGGTATGCTGAAGGCCGGTCAAGTGGACGCGGCATTGGTGCCGGTCATTGACTGGGCCCGGGCGGGGGGAGCCTGGGAGCAGGTCTCCGACGCCGGAATTGCGTCTGACGGACAGACCCTGACCGTGCGGGTCTACTCCCGTGTTCCCCCCGAGTCGATGACTGTCCTGCACGTGGACGGGGATTCGCACACTTCCGTACGCTTGGCACGGCTCATCTGGGAGCATGTGTATCACCGGCGTCTGAAGCAGATCCCGCTTCCACCCGCCTCGTCCATCAGGGACTGTGAATCGGTGTTGCTTATCGGAGACAAAGTGGTCACCACGGCCATGGTCGGCTTCGAGTACAACATCGACCTGGGTGAGGCCTGGAAACAATGGACCGGCTTGCCGTTTGTCTTCGCGGTCTGGGTCGCCCCCGCTGGTCTGGCCATGAATCAGGAGCTGGGCACGATGCTGAACGAGGCCCGGGATCGAGGCGTCGCCAAGGCCGGTGAACTGGCCGCTCGCCATGCTCCCGATCGTGGCTGGCCGGTGGATCTGGCCGTCCGCTACCTCACTCAGTACCTCACCTATCGGATCACCCCCGCCGCCCGACAGGGGATCGAACGGTTTGTGACCATGGCGATGATGGAAGAGGAGGTCGCGGCGTACTCAACGCCCAGCGCTCTGGCTACAGGGAGAGCGAGCCCTCATGCGCATTAG
- a CDS encoding SpoIIE family protein phosphatase — protein MEYETFCPRRLRHAISSRSFQHALEVLAEATSATLVLFDAVGDVLAGPVPGNSLIRALLTTDQGRSLVLATHKACLNNTCPDDPASPSGRLASLLGCFAIPLTIADRRAGSLTIADQGNGPVPGQMVSAIAAQAGVDEGVLQEAASQLQPWTPAQASAARSLGQLLGDLFGELCAKESELDRRVEELNAVYNIAGLMAASQDLKQVLHKVAAVVCDVMKVKACSIRLLDEATGQLAIMAVHNLSDVYLNKGPVTIDENPIDAKALQGQMIRIFDVPDDPRIRYPQEARHEGLVSLLVCGMIYRGKPVGVLRVYTGESHVFTPFEESLLQAVASQVAAGIINARLFAETLEAERVSRQLAYAGEVQRRMIPANPPCCERVEIGAVYRPTFDVGGDFYDFIVLARNNLGVAIADVSGKGVPASLQMASLRAALRVNAHHMYHIDRILAEVNRHMCRDTTTGEFASLFYGVINAASGRFTYCNAGHNPPMLLRQGEIQYLETGGIVLGIETEATFERGLIDLQMDDVLLLYTDGAVEALNFADEQFGTDRLTDSLRRYADHPAQRIAQNILWDIRRFRGLADRTDDLTLVVLKVH, from the coding sequence ATGGAGTATGAGACCTTCTGCCCTCGACGACTGCGTCACGCGATTTCATCGCGATCGTTCCAGCACGCCCTTGAGGTGCTGGCCGAGGCCACATCCGCCACCCTCGTGCTTTTTGACGCAGTTGGCGACGTGCTCGCCGGCCCAGTGCCCGGCAATTCTCTCATCCGGGCTCTGCTGACTACAGATCAAGGCCGCTCCCTGGTCCTGGCCACCCATAAAGCGTGCCTCAACAATACCTGCCCTGACGATCCAGCGTCACCCTCTGGCCGTCTGGCCAGCCTCCTGGGGTGCTTCGCCATCCCACTCACCATTGCGGATCGGCGAGCGGGGTCACTGACCATTGCTGACCAGGGGAATGGTCCTGTCCCGGGGCAGATGGTATCGGCGATCGCGGCCCAAGCGGGCGTGGACGAGGGCGTTCTCCAGGAGGCCGCCAGCCAGCTTCAGCCGTGGACGCCTGCCCAGGCTTCGGCCGCCCGGAGTCTTGGCCAGCTTCTGGGCGATTTGTTCGGTGAGCTGTGTGCCAAGGAAAGTGAGCTCGATCGCCGGGTGGAGGAACTCAACGCGGTCTACAACATCGCCGGCCTCATGGCCGCGTCGCAGGATTTGAAGCAGGTGTTGCACAAGGTGGCGGCGGTGGTCTGCGACGTCATGAAAGTCAAGGCGTGCAGTATCCGACTTCTGGACGAGGCCACCGGCCAGCTGGCGATCATGGCCGTCCACAATCTCTCCGACGTGTATCTGAACAAAGGTCCGGTGACGATCGACGAGAACCCGATCGACGCCAAAGCTCTGCAGGGTCAGATGATACGAATCTTCGACGTCCCCGATGATCCGAGGATTCGCTACCCCCAGGAAGCTCGCCACGAAGGCCTGGTCAGCCTGCTGGTCTGCGGCATGATCTACCGCGGCAAGCCGGTCGGCGTGCTCCGCGTCTACACCGGTGAGTCCCATGTGTTCACCCCGTTTGAGGAGTCTCTGCTTCAGGCAGTCGCCTCCCAGGTCGCGGCGGGCATCATCAATGCCCGGCTGTTCGCCGAGACCCTTGAGGCGGAGCGAGTCTCCCGCCAGCTGGCCTATGCGGGTGAGGTCCAACGGCGGATGATCCCGGCCAACCCGCCCTGCTGCGAGCGGGTCGAGATCGGTGCAGTTTACAGGCCGACGTTCGACGTCGGCGGTGATTTCTACGACTTCATCGTCCTGGCCAGGAACAACCTGGGGGTGGCCATCGCGGATGTCTCCGGCAAGGGTGTTCCCGCCTCGTTGCAGATGGCCTCGCTTCGCGCAGCCCTGAGAGTGAACGCCCACCACATGTACCACATTGACCGCATCCTAGCCGAGGTCAACCGCCACATGTGCCGGGACACGACAACCGGGGAGTTCGCCAGTCTCTTCTACGGCGTGATCAACGCGGCCAGCGGGCGGTTCACCTACTGCAATGCGGGCCACAATCCCCCCATGCTGCTGCGTCAGGGTGAGATCCAATACCTGGAGACCGGAGGCATCGTCCTTGGTATCGAAACCGAGGCGACCTTCGAGCGCGGCCTTATCGATCTGCAGATGGACGACGTCCTGCTCCTCTACACCGATGGCGCGGTCGAAGCCCTCAACTTTGCCGACGAGCAGTTCGGCACCGACCGGCTCACCGATTCACTCCGCCGCTATGCCGACCATCCTGCCCAGCGTATCGCTCAGAACATCCTCTGGGACATCCGGCGGTTTCGCGGACTCGCCGACCGAACCGACGACCTGACGCTGGTTGTGCTGAAGGTTCACTGA
- a CDS encoding sigma-70 family RNA polymerase sigma factor, producing the protein MQRSVWYVPHRQLRTVAARREASRIAGCVAAGVEPLSAQSLHEQETQLFIALHTCAYRAISIAKQRGSNSARSKVWVARWQLIRSHLLERNLGLAHAMSGRFSVRQAEHLVDDDDLLSEALCALSRAVDRFNPWKGYRFSTYACNVIMRALVRASRRENRYHRLFPFQHDAALERPGPPSDVDTELYVERLERVLDHNLGSLSDLERSIITQRFPQNLPTSRTYRDIGRSIGLSKERIRQIQNVALAKLREALERDLVLK; encoded by the coding sequence ATGCAGCGGTCAGTTTGGTACGTCCCGCATCGGCAGTTGAGGACCGTCGCTGCCCGAAGGGAGGCGTCTCGGATTGCCGGCTGCGTCGCCGCCGGCGTGGAGCCTCTTTCCGCGCAATCACTCCACGAACAGGAGACCCAGCTGTTCATCGCCTTGCACACCTGTGCGTATCGGGCCATTTCCATTGCCAAGCAGCGAGGCAGCAACTCCGCCCGGAGCAAAGTTTGGGTGGCTCGGTGGCAGTTGATCCGCAGTCATCTTCTTGAGCGAAACCTCGGATTGGCTCACGCCATGTCCGGCCGGTTCAGCGTTCGCCAAGCCGAACACCTGGTGGACGATGACGATCTGCTCAGCGAGGCCCTCTGCGCCCTCTCGCGAGCCGTAGATCGGTTCAATCCCTGGAAGGGATACCGCTTCAGCACGTACGCGTGTAACGTCATCATGCGGGCCCTGGTTCGGGCGTCGCGGCGCGAGAATCGCTACCATCGCCTGTTCCCATTCCAGCACGACGCCGCTCTCGAGCGGCCCGGACCGCCGTCGGATGTCGACACCGAGCTCTACGTTGAACGACTCGAACGAGTCCTCGACCACAACCTCGGGTCGCTCAGCGATCTGGAACGTAGCATCATCACCCAGCGGTTTCCCCAGAATCTGCCGACCAGCCGGACCTACCGCGATATCGGCCGCTCCATCGGCCTGAGCAAGGAGCGGATTCGGCAGATTCAGAACGTGGCCCTGGCCAAGTTGCGTGAGGCCCTGGAACGCGACCTCGTCCTGAAATGA
- a CDS encoding Gfo/Idh/MocA family oxidoreductase — MARRAFSRRRLVKGAAAGAASLSMIRSLSPALGTLGANERIVTGHIGVGGQGTAHLHGLARMKDIRVGAVCDVDPGRLNNAVKVAGSSPQTFKDFRKLLEMKEVDAVFVVTPGHWHVIPAIQACAAGKDVFVEKPIGRTVAEGRALARAAKKYNRVTQNGTQQRSTPLWINAVQRIKDGELGKVNMIHVWNVWNPREMFGDLGNPPDSDPPPGVDYDMWLGPAPKRPFNPLRWHGSHYFFWDYGGGMMSEWGIHLFDVVTWTMGPEMRSVAAVGGKHVFKDARETPDTASAVFECPGYTMVYSMRHGNGWQPHGQMDHGIEFFGTEATLQINRNGFQMFHDGDRATRKPYYSEKGDTVLVEHERNFFDCMRTRRRTNADAETGHLGAVLGHLANISYRVGRRVRWDAKTETILDDPEANKLLEFHPRDPWRLE, encoded by the coding sequence ATGGCCCGGCGAGCCTTCTCCCGGCGACGTCTCGTGAAAGGTGCCGCGGCCGGCGCGGCGAGTCTGTCTATGATCAGGAGCCTGAGCCCGGCCCTGGGCACTCTGGGGGCCAACGAGCGTATTGTCACCGGCCACATCGGAGTCGGCGGGCAGGGCACCGCCCACCTGCACGGGCTGGCGCGAATGAAGGACATTCGCGTCGGTGCGGTCTGCGACGTTGACCCGGGCCGTCTGAACAACGCCGTCAAGGTGGCCGGATCCTCGCCTCAGACGTTCAAGGACTTCCGCAAGCTGCTGGAGATGAAGGAGGTCGACGCGGTCTTCGTCGTCACCCCCGGTCACTGGCACGTCATTCCGGCGATCCAGGCGTGCGCTGCGGGCAAGGATGTCTTTGTCGAGAAGCCGATTGGTCGCACCGTGGCCGAGGGGCGGGCGCTGGCCAGGGCGGCGAAGAAGTACAACCGCGTCACCCAGAACGGCACCCAGCAGCGGTCCACGCCCCTGTGGATCAACGCTGTCCAGCGGATCAAGGATGGCGAACTCGGCAAAGTCAACATGATCCACGTCTGGAACGTGTGGAATCCGCGGGAGATGTTCGGCGATCTCGGCAATCCGCCGGACAGCGATCCGCCGCCGGGCGTAGATTACGACATGTGGCTCGGCCCGGCCCCCAAGCGGCCGTTCAACCCCCTGCGCTGGCATGGATCTCATTATTTCTTCTGGGATTACGGCGGGGGCATGATGAGCGAATGGGGCATCCACCTGTTCGACGTCGTGACCTGGACCATGGGGCCCGAGATGAGGAGCGTGGCGGCCGTCGGAGGCAAGCACGTCTTCAAAGACGCCCGCGAAACCCCGGACACGGCCAGCGCGGTCTTTGAATGCCCCGGCTACACGATGGTTTACTCGATGCGCCACGGGAATGGCTGGCAGCCCCACGGCCAGATGGACCACGGCATCGAGTTCTTCGGCACCGAGGCCACGCTCCAGATCAACCGGAACGGCTTCCAGATGTTCCACGACGGCGACCGGGCAACCCGCAAACCCTACTACAGCGAGAAGGGCGATACCGTTCTTGTCGAGCACGAGCGGAACTTCTTCGACTGCATGAGGACGCGCCGCCGCACCAACGCTGACGCCGAGACAGGCCATCTCGGTGCGGTTCTCGGCCACTTGGCCAACATCTCCTACCGGGTCGGACGACGGGTTCGCTGGGACGCCAAGACGGAGACCATTCTCGACGATCCGGAAGCGAACAAGCTCCTGGAGTTCCATCCTCGCGATCCATGGCGACTCGAGTAA